One window of the Sylvia atricapilla isolate bSylAtr1 unplaced genomic scaffold, bSylAtr1.pri scaffold_41_arrow_ctg1, whole genome shotgun sequence genome contains the following:
- the LOC136374944 gene encoding olfactory receptor 14C36-like has product MSNSSSISHFLLLPLADTRPLQLLHFCFFLGISLAALLGNGLVIAAVACGHHLHSPMFFFLLNVALSDLGSICTTVPKAMHNSLWDTRNIYAGCAAQLFLVLFFISAGYFLLTVMCYDRYVSICKPLHYGTLLGSRACVYMAAAAWASGFLYALLHTDNTFSLPLCQGNALGQFFCEIPHILKLTCSKSYLRELEIVVVGSFLAFGCFVFIVFSYVQIFRAVLRIPSEQGRHKAFSTCLPHLAVVSLLISSAVFANLKPPSISSPSLDLALSVLYSVVPPVLNPLIYCLTNQELKAALWTLMTMQFQKH; this is encoded by the coding sequence ATGTCCAACAGCAGTtccatcagccacttcctcctgctgccattgGCAGACACGCGGccgctgcagctcctgcacttctgcttcttcctgggcatctccctggctgccctcctgggcaacGGCCTTGTCATCGCTGCCGTCGCCTGCggccaccacctgcacagccccatgttcttcttcctgctcaacGTGGCCCTCAGCGACCTGGGCTCCATCtgcaccactgtccccaaagccatgcacaattccctctgggacaccaggaaCATCtatgcaggatgtgctgcacagttatttctggttttgtttttcatttctgcagggTATTTTCTCCTCACTGTCATGTGCTACGACCGCTATGTGTCCATCTGCAAACCCCTGCACTACgggaccctcctgggcagcagagcttgtgtctacatggcagcagctgcctgggccagtgGTTTTCTCTATGCTCTGCTGCACACAGACAATACATTTTCCttgcccctgtgccagggcaatGCCCTGGGccagttcttctgtgaaattCCACACATCCTCAAGCTCACCTGCTCTAAATCCTACCTCAGAGAACTTGAGATTGTTGTGGTTGGTTCCTTTTTAgcttttggttgttttgtgttcattgttttctcctatgTGCAGATCttcagggcagtgctgaggatcccctctgagcagggacggCACAAAGCTttttccacctgcctccctcacctggcCGTGGTCTCCCTGCTTATCAGCAGTGCAGTGTTTGCCAACCTGAAGCccccctccatctcctccccatccctggatctgGCCCTGTCAGTTCTGTACTCAGTGGTGCCTCCAGTCCTGAACCCCCTC